The Pelagibacterium halotolerans B2 genome has a segment encoding these proteins:
- the mnhG gene encoding monovalent cation/H(+) antiporter subunit G, with amino-acid sequence MIVEALYYLAGIMVIVGALFSFAATFGIVRLPDLYTRMHSGSKAGTVGSGLTLLAIALVSFDGSVILRALLGFVFFMLTAPISAHLLARAAYVAGYRPAKRFVVDDLENSSAPQSKQ; translated from the coding sequence ATGATCGTAGAGGCTCTTTATTATCTCGCCGGGATCATGGTGATTGTCGGCGCCTTGTTCAGCTTCGCGGCCACATTTGGCATTGTCCGGCTGCCCGATCTCTATACCCGAATGCACTCGGGCTCTAAAGCTGGCACGGTGGGCTCGGGTCTGACTCTTTTGGCCATAGCGCTGGTCAGCTTTGATGGCTCGGTTATCCTGCGCGCCCTGCTTGGCTTCGTCTTTTTCATGCTAACCGCTCCCATTTCGGCCCATCTTCTGGCCCGGGCGGCCTACGTAGCCGGCTATCGGCCGGCAAAGCGCTTCGTTGTCGATGATTTGGAAAATTCCAGCGCGCCGCAAAGTAAACAGTGA
- a CDS encoding MucR family transcriptional regulator, translated as MTVPANAENRVELDLVEYSTEIVAAYVSHNAISPTDLPKLISEVHAALRSLGAEETAAPVEEKKPAVPVRKSVTSDYIVCLEDGKKFKSLKRHLRTHYNLSPEEYREKWGLPADYPMVAPSYSATRSKLAKDNGLGRKAG; from the coding sequence ATGACCGTCCCGGCCAACGCCGAGAACAGGGTCGAGCTTGACCTTGTTGAATACAGTACAGAGATTGTCGCTGCCTATGTCAGCCACAATGCGATTAGCCCGACCGACCTCCCGAAACTGATTTCGGAAGTTCACGCCGCGTTGCGGTCGCTTGGTGCGGAAGAAACCGCTGCTCCGGTAGAAGAGAAAAAGCCGGCCGTTCCTGTCAGGAAATCGGTGACATCGGACTATATCGTCTGTCTTGAGGACGGGAAAAAGTTCAAGTCGCTCAAGCGACACCTGCGGACCCACTACAATCTTTCGCCGGAAGAATACCGTGAAAAGTGGGGCCTCCCGGCCGACTACCCGATGGTTGCCCCGTCCTATTCCGCCACGCGCTCCAAGCTGGCTAAGGACAACGGATTGGGCCGCAAGGCCGGCTGA
- a CDS encoding helix-turn-helix domain-containing protein — protein sequence MTIWISTAARLERNRLSPAQRQGCKLVVRTVAGETGVRYCDFFAPSRMRLHTAGARQLAMYLCHVLLGMTMTQVGQFFGRDRTTVAYACAQVEDMRDDGGDYDCRLVRLEERIEEAMRHPCALEVVTSEVTHAGI from the coding sequence ATGACGATTTGGATTTCCACGGCGGCGCGGCTCGAACGCAATCGGTTGTCGCCAGCACAACGGCAAGGCTGCAAACTGGTTGTTCGCACTGTGGCCGGCGAAACGGGCGTGCGCTATTGCGATTTTTTTGCCCCCTCCCGTATGCGTTTGCATACCGCCGGAGCGCGGCAGTTGGCCATGTATCTGTGTCACGTCCTCCTGGGGATGACCATGACCCAGGTCGGTCAATTCTTTGGGCGGGATCGTACCACGGTCGCTTACGCCTGTGCGCAGGTCGAGGATATGCGCGACGATGGAGGCGATTACGATTGTCGCCTCGTCAGGCTCGAAGAGCGTATCGAAGAGGCGATGCGCCATCCTTGCGCCTTGGAGGTGGTTACCTCGGAGGTTACCCATGCCGGCATCTGA